A single genomic interval of Rhizobiales bacterium GAS188 harbors:
- a CDS encoding Uncharacterized conserved protein, DUF697 family, with protein MIDALRLQSVGCAICKSKPSPTVNSTFWLKAVQFFDRLWNSVHGALFVVDASDTAGLKEARERGKASALVVWMLGKTGAGKTAIVAALTGDSRAEIGQGFEPCTRTAAFYDVPPELPILRFLDTRGLGEPNYDPANDMAWCEQQSHLLLVVMQVADPAQDEVLTALYKVRRRHREWPVVVAQTGLHRLYPKGMTHPTSYPYTGGAEDESQGSVPRALRQALAYQRERFEGLSGAPPGFVPLDYTEPEDGFVPREFGLGMLWGALEQAGATALAALHAARANVESDRIRARGRPLIYACGAAAAGAGSLPVPLVGVGGLAGVIAVMLRTLASRYGESWTPAAFAQFSGAVGSGALSWWLLRYGLREMSKLVPVVGSVAAGALNAAAAFGVTVAIGEAACVWLGYRHRGLIAPREEVRRAFVDGLASGLRRAKGRTASLGQRA; from the coding sequence GTGATCGACGCCTTGCGGCTGCAATCTGTTGGGTGTGCCATATGCAAGTCGAAACCCTCGCCGACAGTAAATTCTACCTTTTGGTTGAAAGCCGTGCAGTTTTTTGACCGGCTGTGGAATAGCGTTCACGGCGCGTTGTTTGTCGTGGACGCATCGGACACCGCCGGCCTGAAGGAAGCACGCGAGCGAGGGAAGGCGAGTGCACTCGTGGTCTGGATGTTGGGCAAAACCGGGGCCGGCAAGACGGCGATCGTAGCCGCGCTGACCGGGGATTCGCGCGCCGAGATCGGCCAAGGCTTCGAGCCCTGTACGCGCACCGCGGCCTTCTACGACGTGCCACCCGAGCTACCAATCCTGCGCTTCCTCGACACGCGCGGGCTGGGCGAGCCCAACTATGACCCGGCCAATGACATGGCTTGGTGCGAGCAACAGTCGCATCTGCTGCTGGTGGTGATGCAAGTTGCCGATCCGGCGCAAGATGAGGTGCTGACCGCGTTATACAAAGTGCGCCGGCGCCATCGCGAGTGGCCGGTGGTGGTGGCGCAGACCGGGCTACACCGGCTCTACCCGAAAGGGATGACGCACCCAACTTCCTATCCCTACACGGGCGGAGCAGAGGACGAGTCGCAGGGTTCGGTTCCGCGCGCTTTGCGCCAGGCTCTCGCATATCAACGTGAACGGTTTGAAGGGTTATCCGGCGCGCCGCCGGGTTTCGTGCCGCTCGATTATACCGAGCCGGAAGACGGCTTCGTGCCTCGGGAGTTCGGACTGGGCATGCTGTGGGGGGCGCTCGAGCAGGCCGGCGCCACCGCTCTCGCGGCACTGCACGCCGCGCGCGCGAATGTGGAAAGCGACCGCATCCGCGCCCGGGGCCGCCCATTGATCTACGCCTGCGGTGCAGCCGCGGCTGGCGCGGGATCGTTGCCCGTGCCACTTGTCGGCGTTGGCGGGCTCGCCGGCGTGATCGCTGTCATGCTGCGCACGCTTGCCAGCCGCTACGGTGAATCCTGGACGCCCGCTGCGTTCGCACAATTCAGCGGCGCCGTCGGCAGCGGCGCCCTGTCATGGTGGCTGCTGCGCTATGGCCTGCGCGAGATGTCGAAGCTCGTTCCAGTGGTAGGCTCGGTGGCAGCCGGCGCCTTGAACGCTGCGGCCGCGTTCGGCGTGACGGTGGCAATCGGAGAGGCTGCCTGCGTGTGGCTTGGCTACCGCCATCGCGGCTTGATCGCGCCGCGCGAGGAGGTACGCCGCGCCTTTGTAGACGGTCTGGCTAGCGGCCTGCGGCGAGCAAAAGGCCGCACGGCATCGTTGGGACAACGCGCATGA